The following DNA comes from Thalassoglobus sp. JC818.
GGACCGAAGTTCTCAGCGCTGGGTCGTCGATTCGTCCGCAAGAAATCGCCTTGTTGGGTGAGATCGGAAAAGCCAGCCTTCGCGTCCACCATCGTCCCCGAGTCGCGGTTCTTGCCACCGGAAACGAACTCGTCGACGTTGGCGAAACTCCCGGTCCGGGACAAATCCGGAACTCGAACGCTTTGATGCTCGCAGCCCAAGTCGAATCGTGTGGTGGAATCCCGGTCGTTTTGGGACTCGCCCGAGACAATCGCGATGACCTGCGTGCAAAAGTTGAGGCTGGCCTCGAGTGCGACATGCTTTGCCTTTCAGGTGGCGTATCTGCCGGGACTTTGGATCTTGTCCCGTCTGTGCTGGCGGGAGCTGGCGTTGAACCCGTTTTTCACAAAGTCGCGATGAAGCCAGGCAAGCCGATCTGGTTTGGATCGCGAAACGACTCGGTCAACGGACCGTGTTATGTGTTCGGCTTGCCGGGAAATCCGGTGAGCAGTATGGTCTGTTTTGAACTGTTCGTCAGAACAGCACTGCGGAAGTTTTGCGGAGGCAACCAGACGGACGTTCCTCTGCAGAACGCACATTTGAAGCGAGACTTTCAGCAGAGGGGAGATCGTCAGGTGTGGTTTCCATCGACTCTGGAATTCGAAGGCGGGAAAGCCGTCGTCAATCCGGTCGACTGGAAAGGATCATCCGACTTACGTTCGACCCTGTTGGCCAATTGCAGCGTCGTTTTCGATGCTGGAGACAAGCTGTACCAGGCCGGGGAACTCGTCCAAGTCCTCGCGTGGTCCAGACCTTCATTCGGAAGCTAAGAGTCGACTGAAACCGGCTCAACGGCCTGAGCCTGAGTCCTTTCTTCCAACACCGATGATCAACGTTCGATCCAAACGATGAAACTGGACATGCCATGGATGACATGCCTGCGACTGCTTCTGAGCCATCTCTGAATGCTGCCGATGCAGCCAGAATTCAAGAGATCGTCGAACGTCCTCAGAAGAAGAAAAGAGTGCCGGGACGAGGAGTTGTCCTGCGTGCTGCACTCGCGACTGCGGTTATGCTTTGGGCTGCGTTCACTCCGCTCGACTGGGGTTGGCTGGCATGGATCAGCCTTGTTCCCCTTTTGTCGATCGCTCGCATTCCCGATCGGCTTGGATGGACCTATCGACTGCTGTACCTAAGCGGATTCATTTACTGGCTGATTACACTTCAGTGGATGCGATACGGTGATCCGTCGATGTATATCGCTCTGGCGGCGATGGCATTCTATTTGGCCTTTCTCTGGCCCATCTTCGTCTGGTTAAACCGGACATGCTTGCATCGATTTCGAATTCCCCTGTTCGTATTCGCGCCGATCCTCTGGACCGGGCTTGAGTACCTGCGGTCGTTTCTGTTCACCGGTTTTTCCTGGTATTACCTCGGACACACTCAACACAACTGGGTCGACTTGATTCAGATCAGC
Coding sequences within:
- the glp gene encoding gephyrin-like molybdotransferase Glp, whose protein sequence is MLSVTEALDLVRDRVLPGETSLKPLSESLGHVVAESVLSPIDSPPFDKSMMDGFAIRTEDFAQGVVPLSLVGQITAGESSDSPLQSGETVQIMTGAPIPPNVDAVVPVELSLVENGVVHLSVDPSQLRSGWNIIPRGSNMQQGTEVLSAGSSIRPQEIALLGEIGKASLRVHHRPRVAVLATGNELVDVGETPGPGQIRNSNALMLAAQVESCGGIPVVLGLARDNRDDLRAKVEAGLECDMLCLSGGVSAGTLDLVPSVLAGAGVEPVFHKVAMKPGKPIWFGSRNDSVNGPCYVFGLPGNPVSSMVCFELFVRTALRKFCGGNQTDVPLQNAHLKRDFQQRGDRQVWFPSTLEFEGGKAVVNPVDWKGSSDLRSTLLANCSVVFDAGDKLYQAGELVQVLAWSRPSFGS